From a region of the Calonectris borealis chromosome 2, bCalBor7.hap1.2, whole genome shotgun sequence genome:
- the LOC142078278 gene encoding putative G-protein coupled receptor 141 isoform X2 — MPNSSVTQQNHSSNETLPETSERLRNILIALYIIDLAGGTLGVIMMSHRLFQRRSQSVMTIIIISLLVLHAFMLLSIPFRLSYYILQEWKFGRFACKLASAIIYLHMYTTFAFYVAIILIRLFRLEFRTCYTTTWVAAVWLVGALVITPVLLSYYGTSKTYHSSECFQFHKEIQEEPMVIINYCLAGILVAVCAVLTVIQLSVICRLAVKYWPDINSHVEFRAQAKSFFFILVTLVCFMPHHVFRVYYIQNCHLDKDHKLLPYNEIFLALTTMCCLDMLCFIAGIVH; from the coding sequence ATGCCTAACAGCAGCGTAACCCAGCAGAACCATTCCTCCAACGAGACGCTGCCAGAAACCTCAGAGAGGCTCCGCAACATTCTCATAGCCCTGTACATCATCGATCTGGCTGGTGGCACTCTCGGGGTCATCATGATGTCCCATCGGTTGTTTCAAAGGAGATCGCAATCTGTGATGACCATTATCATCATCAGCCTCCTGGTGCTGCACGCCTTTATGCTACTCAGCATCCCCTTCCGCCTCAGCTATTACATTTTACAGGAATGGAAATTTGGGAGGTTCGCCTGCAAGCTAGCAAGCGCCATCATCTACCTCCACATGTACACCACCTTTGCGTTTTACGTGGCTATCATCCTAATACGCCTCTTCCGACTCGAGTTTAGGACGTGCTACACGACAACCTGGGTGGCTGCTGTCTGGCTGGTGGGAGCGCTGGTGATCACACCCGTTCTTCTCTCGTACTATGGCACCTCTAAGACGTACCACTCCTCCGAATGCTTTCAGTTCCACAAGGAGATACAAGAGGAGCCCATGGTGATTATAAACTACTGTTTGGCTGGGATTTTGGTGGCAGTTTGTGCTGTGCTCACTGTAATCCAGTTGTCTGTGATCTGTAGGCTGGCTGTGAAATACTGGCCTGACATCAACTCCCATGTGGAATTCAGGGCTCAGGCAAAGAGTTTCTTCTTCATCTTGGTAACATTAGTGTGCTTTATGCCTCATCACGTATTCAGAGTATATTACATCCAAAACTGCCACCTGGATAAAGACCATAAACTACTCCCATACAACGAAATTTTTTTAGCTTTAACAACAATGTGCTGCTTGGATATGCTGTGCTTCATAGCAGGAATAGTCCACTGA
- the LOC142078278 gene encoding putative G-protein coupled receptor 141 isoform X1, giving the protein MLEPHLELRKMPNSSVTQQNHSSNETLPETSERLRNILIALYIIDLAGGTLGVIMMSHRLFQRRSQSVMTIIIISLLVLHAFMLLSIPFRLSYYILQEWKFGRFACKLASAIIYLHMYTTFAFYVAIILIRLFRLEFRTCYTTTWVAAVWLVGALVITPVLLSYYGTSKTYHSSECFQFHKEIQEEPMVIINYCLAGILVAVCAVLTVIQLSVICRLAVKYWPDINSHVEFRAQAKSFFFILVTLVCFMPHHVFRVYYIQNCHLDKDHKLLPYNEIFLALTTMCCLDMLCFIAGIVH; this is encoded by the exons ATGCTGGAACCACACCTG GAGCTTAGGAAGATGCCTAACAGCAGCGTAACCCAGCAGAACCATTCCTCCAACGAGACGCTGCCAGAAACCTCAGAGAGGCTCCGCAACATTCTCATAGCCCTGTACATCATCGATCTGGCTGGTGGCACTCTCGGGGTCATCATGATGTCCCATCGGTTGTTTCAAAGGAGATCGCAATCTGTGATGACCATTATCATCATCAGCCTCCTGGTGCTGCACGCCTTTATGCTACTCAGCATCCCCTTCCGCCTCAGCTATTACATTTTACAGGAATGGAAATTTGGGAGGTTCGCCTGCAAGCTAGCAAGCGCCATCATCTACCTCCACATGTACACCACCTTTGCGTTTTACGTGGCTATCATCCTAATACGCCTCTTCCGACTCGAGTTTAGGACGTGCTACACGACAACCTGGGTGGCTGCTGTCTGGCTGGTGGGAGCGCTGGTGATCACACCCGTTCTTCTCTCGTACTATGGCACCTCTAAGACGTACCACTCCTCCGAATGCTTTCAGTTCCACAAGGAGATACAAGAGGAGCCCATGGTGATTATAAACTACTGTTTGGCTGGGATTTTGGTGGCAGTTTGTGCTGTGCTCACTGTAATCCAGTTGTCTGTGATCTGTAGGCTGGCTGTGAAATACTGGCCTGACATCAACTCCCATGTGGAATTCAGGGCTCAGGCAAAGAGTTTCTTCTTCATCTTGGTAACATTAGTGTGCTTTATGCCTCATCACGTATTCAGAGTATATTACATCCAAAACTGCCACCTGGATAAAGACCATAAACTACTCCCATACAACGAAATTTTTTTAGCTTTAACAACAATGTGCTGCTTGGATATGCTGTGCTTCATAGCAGGAATAGTCCACTGA